Genomic DNA from Lagenorhynchus albirostris chromosome 9, mLagAlb1.1, whole genome shotgun sequence:
aagtacagggcttACAGGCATACAAGGTATGGCTCAACAGACACATTATGATAAAACTGTCAAATATAAAAGACAAAGTGagcatcttaaaagcagcaagagaaaaggatTATAACTTACAGGGGAACTCACATAAGGCTATCAGTAGAATTCTCAACAGAAACGATACAGTCCAGAGGAGTAGGATGATATATTCAgagcactgaaaggaaaaaaaaaaaaacctgccagcCGAAATACTCTATCTAGTAAAGTTGTACTTCATATATGAAGGAGAGgtaaagactttcccagacacacaaaagctgagggagttcatcaccactagacctgccttacaagaaatgctgaaaggagttcttcaggctgaaacaAAATTAtactaattagtaacatgaaaagatatgaaaatataaaacactctGGTAAAGGTAAGTATATAGTCAAATTAAGAATACTTTAATAATGTTAACAAGGTGATATGTTAACCACTTAACTCTAGTATAAATGTTAAAAggacaagaatattaaaaatgatagCTAAACTAATTTGTTAATGACGacacaatataaaaagacatCAAGTGTTTTGTGACATTAGAAACAAAATGGAGGAGAGTAAAAGGGTAAAGTTTTGTATGCAATcgaagttaagttgttatcaagCATAAAATAGACTCTTATAtctataagatgttttatgtaagcctcatgatagccaaaaagcaaaaacctacagtggattcacataaaataaaaagggaatcaAAGCATACCTCTATAGAAAATCACCAATTCACAAAGGAAGGCCACAAGAGAGGGATTAAGGCACaagagaactacaaaacagcTAGGAAACAATGACTAAGATGGCATTAGTAAATCCTTACTTATCAATAATcactctaaatgtaaatggattaaattctcctcCAATCAAAAGTCATAGAGTggacttgcacaagcctcttagatagcctcatccaccagagggcagacagcagaagcaagaagaactacagtcctgcagcctgtggaacaaacaccacattcacagaaagatagacaagatgaaaatgcagagggctatgtaccagctgaaggaacaagataaaaccccagaaaaaaaactaaatgaaatggagataggcaaccttccagaaaaacagttcagaataatgatagtgaagatgatccaggacgtcggaaaaagaatggaggcaaagattgagaagatgcaagaaatgtttaaaaaagacctagaagaattaaagaacaaacagatgaacaatacaataactacactagaaaactacactagaaggaatcaatagcagaataactgaggcagaagaaaggataagtgacctggcagacagaatagtggaattcactgctgcggaacagaataaagaaaaaatttattctgtggaacagaataaagaaaaaagaatgaaaagaaatgaagacagcctaagagacctctaggacaacattaaacgcaacaacattcgcattataggggtcccagaaggagaagagagagagaaaggacccgagaaaatatttgaagaggttatagtcgaaaacttccctaacatgggaaaggaaatagccacccaagtccaggaagtgcagagagtcccatacaggataaacccaaggagaaacatgccaagacacatagcaatcaaattggcaaaaattaaagacaaattattcaaagcagcaaaggaaaaatgacaaataacatacaagggaactcccataaggttaacagctgatttctcagcagaaactctacaagccagaagggagtggcttgatatacttaaagtgatgaaaaggaagaacctacaaccaagattactctacccagcaaggatctcattcagatttgatggagaaatcaaaagctttacagacaagcaaaagctaagagaattgagcaactccgaaccagctctacaacaaatgctaaagaaacttctctaagtgggaaacacaagagaagaaaagaacctataaaaataaacccaaaacaattaagaaaatggtcataggaacatacatatcaaaaattaccttaaacgtgaatggattaaatgttccaaccaaaagacagagattgctgaatggttacaaaaacaagacccatatatttgctgtctacaagagacccacttcagacatagggacacatacagactgaaagtgaggggatggaaaaagatattccatgcaaatggaaatcaaaagaaagatggagtagcaatactcatatcagataaaatagactttaaaataaagaatgttacaagagacaaggaaggacactacataatgatcaagggatcaatccaagaagaagatataacaattataaatatatatgcacccaacctaggagcacctcaatacataaggcaactgctaacagctctaaaagaggaaattgacagtaacacaataatagtgggggactttaacacctcacttacaccattGGACATataatccaaaatgaagataaataggcaacagaagctttaaatgacacaatagaccagatagatttaattgatgttcATAGGACATTcgatcccaaaacagcagattacactttcttctcaagtgcgcacagaacattctccaggatagatcacgtcttgggtcacagatcaagccacagtaaatttaagaaaattgaaatcatatcaagtatcttttctgaccacaatggtatgggattagaaatgaattacaggggaaaaaaaggtaaaaaacacaaacacatggaggctaaacaatacgttactaaataaccaggatatcaatgaagaaatcaaagaggaaatcaaaacatacctagagacaaatgacaatgaaaacacgacaatccaaaacctatgggatgcagcaaaagcagttctaagagggaagtttatagctatacaaccctacctcaagaaacaagaaaaatctcaaataaacactctaaccttacacctaaaggacctagagaaagaagaacaaacaaaacccaaagttagcagaaggaaagaaattataaagatcagagcagaaataaatgaaatagaaacaaagaaaacaatagcaaagatcaatacaactaaaagctagttctttgagaagataaacaaaatgaataaaacattagccagactcatcaagaaaaagagggagaggactcaaattaataaaattagaaatgaaaagggagaagttacaacagacaccacagaaatacaaagcatcctaagagactactacaagcaactctatgccaataaaatggacaacctggaagaaatggacaaattcttagaaaggtataaccttctaagactgaacgaggaagaaataggaaatatgaacagaccaatcacaagtaatgaaattgaaactgtgattaaaaatcttccaacaaacaaaagtccaggaccagatggcttcaaaggtgaattctatcaaacatttagagaatagctaacacccatccttcacaaactcttccaaaaaactgtggaggaaggaacacttccaactcattctataaggccaccatcaccctgataccaaaaccagacaaagatactacaaaaaaaaaaaagaaaattacagaccaatatcactgattaatatagatgcaaaaatcctcaacaaaatgctagcaaacagaatccaacaacacattaaaaggatcatacaccatggtcaagtgggatttatcccagggatgcaaggattcttcaatatatgtaaatcaatctgtgtgataaaccatattaacaaattgaagaacaaaaaccatatgatcatctcaatagatgcagaaaaagctcttgacaaaattcaacacccatttatgataaaaactccagataatgggcatagagggaacctacctcaacataataaaggccatatacgacaaacccacagcaaacatcattctcaatggtcaaaaactgaaagcatttcctctaagatcaggaacaagacaaggatgtccactctcaccactattattcaacgtagttttggaagtcctaaccacagcaatcagagaagaaaaagaaataaaaggaatacaaattggaaaagaagaagtaaaactgtcactgtttgcagatgacacgatactatacatagagaatcctaaagaagccaccaggaaactactagagctaatcagtgaatttggtaaagtttcaggatacaaaattaatgcacagaaatctcttgcattcctatacactaatgatgaaaaatctgaacgagaaattcaggaaacactcccatttaccattgcaacaaagagaataaaatacctaggaatagacctacctagggagacaaaagacctgtatgcagaaaagtataagacactgatgaaagaaattaaagatgataccagctgatggagagatataccatgttcttagattggaagaatcaatattgtgaaaatgactatactgtccaaagcaatctacagattcaatgcaatccctatcaaattaccaatggcattttttacggaactagagcaaaaaaatcttaaaatttgtatggaaacacaaaagaccccaaatagccaaagcagtcatgagggaaaaaaacggagctggagggatcagactccctgacttcagactatactacaaagctacagtaatcaagacaatatggtactggcacaaaaacagaaacatagatcaatggaacaggatagaaagcccagagataaacccacacacctatgctcaactaatatgacaaaggaggcaaggacatacaatggagaaaagacagtctcttcaataagtggttctgggaaaactggacagcttcatgtaaaagaatgaaattagaacactcactaacaccatacacaaaaataaactcagaatggattagagacctaaatgtaagactggatcctataaaattcttagaggaaaacataggaagaacactctttgacataaatcccaacaaggtcttttttgatccatctcctagagaaatggaaataaaaacagaaataaacaaatgggacctaatgaaacttcaaagcttttgcacagcaaaggaaaccataaacaagaccaaaagacaaccctcagaatgggagaaaatatttgcaaatgaatcaatggacaaaggattaatctccaaaatatataaacagctcatgcacgtcaatattagaaaaacaagcaacccaatccaaaaatgggcagaagacctaagtagacatttctccaaagaagacatacagttggccaagaagcacataaaaagctgctcaacatcactaattattagagaaatgcaaatcaaaactacaatgaggcatcacctcacaccagttagaatgggcatcatcagaaaatctacaaacaacaaatgctggagagggtgtggagaaaagggaaccctcttgcactgttggtgggtgtcaattgatacagccactatggagaacagtatggagtttccttaaaaaacgaaaaattgaattaccatatgatccagcaatcccactactgggcctatacacagagaaaactataattcaaaaagacacatgcaccctaatgttcattgcagcactatttacaatagccaggtcatggaagcaacctaaatgcccattgacaggcgaatggataaagaagatgtggtacatatatacaatggaatattactcagccataaaaaagaatgaaattgggtcatttgtagagacgtggattgatatagagactgtcattcagagtgaagtaagccagaaagagaaaaacaaatattgtatattagcacatatatgtggaacctagaaaaatggtacagatgaaccagtttgcagggcagaaatagaaacacagatgtagagaacaaacgtatggacaccaaggggggaaagcgacggggggtggtgggagtgatggtgtgatgaattgggcaattgggattgacatatatacactgatgtgtataaaattgatgactaataagaacctgctgtataaaaaaataaataaaattcaaaaaacaaaaaaaccaaaaactcagAATAGTTATGAAtacatttaaccaaggaggtgcaAGACACGTACACTAAAAACTAGAAAacgttgaaagaaattaaaaactttaagaaatgaaaagattttctgtgctcatggattagaagacttaatattgttaatatggcAATACTTCCCAATTTGTTTTTTACACATTCATTACAATACGTATTTAAATTGCAATctcttttttcacagaaatgaatAAGCTGACCCTGAAATTCACATATGGAATTGCAAAGGATcccaaatagctaaaacaatcctgaaaaagaacaaaggtggaggactcacacttcctgatttcaaaacttactgcaaagctacagaaAACAATAATATGGTTCTGAAATAAGGAAAGATATATcaatcagtggaatagaattgagagtccagaaataaacccatacatctatggtCAGTTGATTGTCAGTAatggtgccaagaccattcagtggAGGAAAGAAGAGTCTCTTCACATATGGTGCTGAGACTACTTGATATCCACATGctaaagaatgaagttggactccaacttcacaccatgtacaaaaattgaATCAAACTGGTTTAGATACCTAATTGTAAGAGAtaaaactatgaaacttctaaaagaaaacacttGAAGAGTTTAGTTGTATAATTACTGCTCTCTAAAGCCCCTTTGTGGTATGTTGTGGTGAACTTCAGTGACTGGATGCTTCTGTAGGTCAAAATTATCTTTTCATCAACCTGTCTCAAGTGCTTTGCACAGAGTTGGTGCTCAGTATAGTCTGCTAATCAAATGAATGGAAGAGACAGTGATGGTTTCAGCCATACTGAGGTTTACCCAAAAGATTTTAGATTGTCAGAAACTATTTAGGTGTCCTTGTTCTGTGCTTGAGTGCTGCAAGTGTGAGTTTCTTCCCTGGGCCTTTTCTTTCACCAAAACAGAGTTTAGAGGGCATGTTAAGAAGTTCTCCCCAGCAACAAGTAGTTGTCGTTTGTACATCAGATAACTTGGGCATGTCGCCAGTGTCTTTAAATTTGACTGTTATTGCTGACAAAATGGATGCAtagcctgttttttaaaaagtatatacattgggcttctctggtggctcagtggttgagagtccgcctgccgatgcaggggacgcgggttcgtgccctggtctgggaagatccaacatgccgcagagcggctgggcccgtgagccatggccgctgagcctgcgcatccagagcctgtgctctgcaacgggagaagccacaacagtgagaggcccacgtaccgcgaaaaaaaaagaaaagtatatatattaagctaattttaaattttggaatgtTTGTTAAAGTGTAGATCCAGCCTCAGTTTGAACACCTCTAATGACATGGAGCTTAGTACTTCCCAAGGCAGATATCATTGAACTGCTCTTACTATTGAAAGTTATAAAGTTCTTTCTTATGTTGATCAGGAAACCTTTTCCTTTAAGTTTGTACTTGTTTCTCCAATGGAATCATGCGAAACAAGTCACATATTTGACATAGTAATGCTGTCTCTTTCAGCTCTATATCCATTCCTCTTGACCCAAAGTAAATGTTATTCACCCCAGCATTTTAATATGCTGTACAGTTTACTTTTGGGTAACTTGCACCACTGACAGTTTTTGTGAGTTCTGGGAATGCAAATGAATTTCAGTATTATTCTAGGTAAAATACAAACCAAGCTGACTTGTAAGCAGCTGCCTTTATAGGGTAATGTTGAAGTTTCCTTCTTGCTCCAAAATATACCTCCCACCAGATGGTACAACtctcacattatttttattttttggttcagtgttgaatttttttggtaaaatgcaAACATGTGATACAGGTTGGCCATCATTTTCTCCTATTAATACCATAGCATAGATTAGTTCATCAAATTGGAGCCATCTAGCAAGGTGATGTGGCTATGAGACATAGGATGAGAGGGGTTTGAATGGGAGGAATAACACAGAAATGCTGGAATAGGTAGGCTAGGCCTTCACTAGAGAtgtagggagaggagaggaactCTGGGAATGTACcttattgcctcctttataagTTTTCTCTGAACTAATCTGgcatagtaaaattttaaatcttttgctCCAAAGAGTAGATATGATTATTCCATTCCAGAGCTAAATAGAATCACTCAAGGAAATAATTTCTGTTTGGGATCCTCTACATGGCTATGTGTCCATCTTGCCTTCTGGCAAATTCTTATTTATCCTTCAAAATACATATGCCGTAGGAAGGCTTTTACAACCCTGCTCTCACTCCATCCCAGGTAATTAATAACTCTCTCTTTTATGCCATTCTTAGGCATCATTTTTTTGTTGTACCATTTCACTGTATTGTATTGAATTATTTGTCTGCTTCACTGGACTCTTGATTCCTTGAAGACCTAGACTGTACctcattcttttctgtatttccagCGCCCAGATAGTGCTCGTCAGtgactggcatatagtaagcgTTTGTTAAATGCTTATAGAGTAGAGTTGTATCACAGGTAAAATATCTCTTGCAAACATTTGTAAAAGCATTAGTCTCACCAGACATGTATTAGGCAAGAGTTGGAGAGTAGAAAACAAAGGTGAGTAATAAGATAGTCAAGAATCCCTACTTACAGTCTCTGGGGCAGGTGACAGTCATCTGTACATAATTCTTACACAGTAAGATTAATGTTATAATACAGGTactttggtttttggtttgtaaAGTCATAATGTAATGCATGCgtaagacaaaaaaagaaaagtcatgtgTTCTTGAAACCTTAATTCCAAAGGATGTAGGCCTCTGGAAGCTCAAATGTAATGGATTAAGGGAGagactatatttaatttttactccTTGCATAGGAATCTAGTGCATTGCTATGCATTTTATAAGTACTTAAATACTTGTTTCATGGCTGATTTAGATTGCTTGAGGAGAGGTTTGGGcctaatcaaaggaaaaaaatgtattgtttgTAAAGGTGATTTAATACTGTATCCACCCTATTAAGGAAGGTGAGGTGTCCCTACATCTCTCTAAGCATGAGTGAAATAGCCATTGGTCTTGCATTACTTAGGCAGGATCTGAGTTTGGAAACAAAGGCTTAAACCAGATGTCCTCTCTGGAGAACTCCCTCTCTCTTTGGACAGGATTTGTTCTTAGAACGTATTttgttaataaatgaattcattttctattgtagctgtgtggctttgaaaGCACAGAAGAGattgtcattctttttccttAGCAATCATGGGCTACTTTTAACtacttgtcttttatttattctcttttaggAACCTAAATTCCAAGATGGAAAGGAGTCAGAGCTGCAGTGACACTGGTCAGGACAGAGTGAAGGGCAGACTGAGAGCAGCCCCAACCAGCAAAGCCAAGGTAGACCTCAGACACAGGCTTCCGGGGCTCTCCAGTCCCATCCTGCGCACGGCCACAGGAGAAACTGTTCCAGATGAGAAGAGGCAGAATGGGTCCTAGGCATATTAATTATGTtggagaattttataaaatagatgTGAAGGAAGAGAGTTTGAATTAGTAGCCAGACGAGTGGAATGAGGGCCACTAGAAGAACCTTCTTAAAAGTTCTGGATGAGTTTTTTTTACccagaattttcaatttcattaattgtttCAAGTATGTAGGAATTTCTGCAAATGGTGGGTGCATTCTAGGTTAGGGATTTTCCACATTTCTTAGGCTCATATGACCCTTTATCCCTTTTCTTACCCTTTTCCTCTCTATCCCTCTACCATCAAGAAGGAATtacgaagaaaaaaaaatatgtatatatatgtatgtatctgtaaTCTTTTAAATCTCTTTCAGGTCACAACCATGACCCCAGCCTCCAACCCTATCATTGGTGTCCTCTTGTCCACCCAAAACAACCGCTGCCTCTCAGCCCCTGACTTAACCATTGAAAAGCGTCTGCCCTTCAGCTCCCTCTCATCCTTGGCTTCCCTGCATAAGCCAGAGCGCTCCATCAGCCCTGAGAGCAACGACAGCATCTCCGAAGAACTAAACCATTTCAAGCCCATTGTCTGCTCACCATGTACTCCTCCCAAGAGACTCCCTGATGGCCGTGTACTGAGTCCCCTCATCATCAAATCAACACCCCGCAACCTAAACAGAAGCCTGCAGAAGCAGACTTCTTATGAGGCCAGTCCACGGATCCTCAAAAAGTGGGAACAGATCTTTCAGGAGCGGCAGATCAAAAAGACCCTTTCGAAAGCCACCCTCACCTCCCTGGCTCCAGAAACAGGGGAAGACTTACTCGTCACGGAAGTTACCCATTCTAGCAAGGAGAAGCCACTTCTGGCTTTAAATACAAGACTGTCCAGTGGGCAAGTACTCTCTGAGTATACAGGACCTGCCCCCACTGACCTTGATTATTTCCCCTCTGTTAGCCAGACAAAAGCAGAGCAGGGCAGTGACAGTAAAAGGAGCACTGAGATCCCATTAGAAACCTGCTGTTCTTCAGAACTCAAAGTGGGAGCCAGTGGGACTTCTTTGGAGAGAGAGCAGTTTGAAGGGTCAGGGTCATCCCCAGATGCCAAGTTAGATAAAACCTGTATAACAACAGCTATGAAAATCTCAGCAGTTAGTTCAGTGCTACCTAAAAACAGTGTTTTGGGCGGGGTcctcaaaacaaagaaacagctgAAGACAGTGAATCATTTTGATCTGCCTAATGGTGTTCTGGCAGACAGCCTAGGTGAGGAGCCACTTCCTTCCTTGCGTCGGGGCAGGAAAAGACGCTGTAAGACCAAGCACTTGGAACAAAATGGCTCCCTTAAGAAACTGCGACAAAGCAGTGGTGAGGTGGGTCTGGCCCCAGCAGACCCAGTACTGCGAGAGATGGAGCAGAAATTGCAGCAAGAGGAAGAGGACCGGCAGCTCGCTCTGCAGCTGCAGCGCATGTTTGACAATGAGAGGCGGACTGTGAGTCGGCGAAAAGGAAGCATGGATCAGTACCTCTTGCGGTCCAGTAGCATGGCTGGGGCCAAGTAGCACCCGACGAGCAGCGTTACCTATTTTTCAGAGGTCTTTGGGCTTGATCATTTACCCTGAAGAAATGAATGTTCtcactttgggtttcttttaatGGCAAAACACTGTCTAGCATGATTCTGAGAGGTCTCGGGCCTTTGTAGTATATATAGCCAAGGAAGCTGCATCTCTGCCCCCCTGTGACCCGGGCCAGAAGCGCTCCTCACCCCCTAAGTGACCCACCCCTTAGGGCTTCTGGGCCAAATCTGGCAGCCCTTGCTTGGGGTGAGATTCAGGAGCACAATGGCCGGGGTTAGAAATGGTAGAGGAAAAGGGGACACCTTCTCAAACTGACAGACCTCCTGACTTCTTTCAGCAGGTGTTGTTTTAAATCAGCCATGCAGATAAAAATTAGTTCCATCTTTTTTCAAAGAAGTGGAACAGTGTAGTTCTTTGGCAGATCCATAAAGATTATGTTCCCCCTTCTTACCCTTGCCGCAAGTAAATATTCCTAATTAAATCAGTTTTTATGCTTCTACAAAAGTTAATTTACAttccttgtttaaaaaataacatttgattAATGCTATATAGTTGACAGACCACATTCATAGTCATTGTTTAATTTGGTCTTTTCAGGAGACCTAACATGTAAGTGGTATTAGTCCCATTTTTAGATGATGAAACTGCAGTGCAGATGTTCAGTTTCTCTCAACTACTAAGGGCATAGCTCAGACTGACTGCTGGGTCTCCCAACGACAAATCCCATGGATTTTCCACACTTAAAGAGGTTGCCATAATGGACAGCGATCCAAGGACGTACCAGGGGAGCCTAGAGAAAGCAAGCTGGGCTTTGAATGCTGATTGTGCAAAACCCACATGCAGATAATTGAGATTGACTGGAAGTGTAAACATATACTGTGCAATTATCCCCATCCCTACAGTGTACAGCCTTCTGTTTTCCTGGGGTTCCACTCTGTTAGATAAACTACAATTGGACTTCATTGTTACTCTCCATATGGCCAAGAGTTATCTGCAGTGTTGATCTAAAATCCAGAAAATTTGCCCAGAAGTCAGGCAAGAACAGTACTGAAACTCCCTACTGTGGAAACAAGGAATCTAGCTGGATACAGCTGGTAAATTCAGTCCCATGGACCTTTGGGGTTTATTTTCCTTAGCAGCTGACACCATGTGTCTTTTGCATCTCTGGTGGTGCTTGGTGCTTCTGCCCATCTGGGCTCATTGAAAGTAGGGATTAAGATACGATTTTAGGGAATCTCAGGTGGCCTGGCATTCCCTGTGCATGTATGAGCTGTTACTATAAAGTCATGTGACTGGCATTTTAACAAACCTTTCAGATCTTATATATCCCAATGTATGTTGTTCCCCTCAGGTGGCCTCAGCAGGATGCTGCATAGTTTTTCCAATGATGTTGCCATTGGTGAAAACATCTCTGGAACTGTCCTCAAAGTCTAGAGACATCTAGACATCTAATGTTCGAACTGCAAAGGACGTTAATGGTCATCTATTCCAACTTCCTCCTCTTACTAAGGCAGAAGCTAAGATCCAGAACGACTCACTTATCAAGATCACAAAGGATTTACTATATCACCTACTTTTGCTTCTTCTCAGATTTGCCTCCCTTCTTCTCGGCAAATCTTTCATCTTTGGGGTTATAGGAAAGAGAATTTTAGTTTGAAACTAGTCAGAAGCTATTTGAAGCTTCTGGAAGAGAAGGTAGGTTACCTAGGGCTTGGAGTCAGAAATGAGGTGCATCTGTAAAGCAGTCAGAGCAGTTTTCTTGGGCAGCTCATAAACAGTTCCCAAAGAGGAGTTCCAGAGATGTCTGAAGTATTTTGGCAATCACTGAGATATGTGGAACCTCCTCAGTGACTACTTTGGTGGGGAGTGTCACTTACCTGAATGTATGTATTCTGTGTTCTGTGTGTTTGTGCGTGCACACGTGCAGATGTTTGTTTAGAAAATATACATCAGTACTTTATATTCATACCACTTCAGTTTTAGGTCCTACCAG
This window encodes:
- the RNF169 gene encoding E3 ubiquitin-protein ligase RNF169: MAAAGPSTRASSAAAAAALNRRGRRGRCDEMAAAKTGTPGPASGPALLVLPPPLLQPPPPPRPEESDCAGCLETPGEAAALPCGHSLCRGCAQRAADAAGPGCPRCRARGPGWARRRARDNWQPDAEVLGERARRGPPERCRSRRDGGAAATGPRPEQETRGAPAEPEFIFRAPIKLSKPGELREEYESLRKLREEKLQEEKTSEDQIHRLLPEDTEMGKRKMDEQKKRDEPLVLKTNLERCPARLSDSENEEPSRGKMIQTHRSAFVSKNNSYSLSFLAGNLNSKMERSQSCSDTGQDRVKGRLRAAPTSKAKVTTMTPASNPIIGVLLSTQNNRCLSAPDLTIEKRLPFSSLSSLASLHKPERSISPESNDSISEELNHFKPIVCSPCTPPKRLPDGRVLSPLIIKSTPRNLNRSLQKQTSYEASPRILKKWEQIFQERQIKKTLSKATLTSLAPETGEDLLVTEVTHSSKEKPLLALNTRLSSGQVLSEYTGPAPTDLDYFPSVSQTKAEQGSDSKRSTEIPLETCCSSELKVGASGTSLEREQFEGSGSSPDAKLDKTCITTAMKISAVSSVLPKNSVLGGVLKTKKQLKTVNHFDLPNGVLADSLGEEPLPSLRRGRKRRCKTKHLEQNGSLKKLRQSSGEVGLAPADPVLREMEQKLQQEEEDRQLALQLQRMFDNERRTVSRRKGSMDQYLLRSSSMAGAK